A genomic stretch from Corynebacterium terpenotabidum Y-11 includes:
- the panC gene encoding pantoate--beta-alanine ligase, with the protein MTFTPGQATVYTRIEEIGEITRAMRKVGRPVVLVPTMGALHEGHLALVRNAQRIPGAVVVVSIFVNPLQFAEGEDLDAYPRTLDADVAKLKAVGADAVFAPSPREMYPNGPRSTVHPGPLGAVLEGEVRPTHFAGVLTVVSKLMHVTHCTDAFFGEKDYQQLVLIQQMVTDLNLGVRVHGVPIVREADGLAKSSRNIYLSEVERETALTLSAALTAGAHMAEDGADAVLSTAGAILAAEPAIEVDYLELRGVDLGDAPSVGDARLLVAARIGSTRLIDNVGVPLGIGFRNLEHAASAAQ; encoded by the coding sequence GTGACTTTCACCCCCGGACAGGCCACGGTCTACACCCGTATCGAGGAGATCGGGGAGATTACCCGCGCGATGCGCAAGGTCGGACGACCCGTCGTCCTCGTCCCGACAATGGGGGCCCTCCATGAAGGCCACCTGGCGCTGGTGCGCAATGCCCAGCGGATCCCGGGGGCGGTCGTCGTCGTCTCGATCTTCGTCAACCCGCTGCAGTTTGCCGAGGGGGAAGATCTGGACGCCTACCCGCGGACCCTCGACGCCGATGTGGCGAAGCTCAAGGCTGTCGGGGCGGACGCCGTCTTCGCCCCCAGTCCCCGCGAGATGTACCCCAACGGGCCGCGGAGCACGGTGCATCCCGGGCCGCTCGGCGCGGTGCTGGAGGGGGAAGTCCGCCCGACGCACTTCGCCGGGGTGCTCACTGTCGTGTCGAAGCTGATGCACGTCACCCACTGCACCGACGCCTTCTTCGGGGAGAAGGACTACCAGCAGCTGGTGCTGATCCAGCAGATGGTCACCGACCTCAACCTCGGGGTCCGGGTCCACGGTGTGCCGATCGTCCGGGAGGCGGACGGGCTGGCGAAGTCGTCGCGCAATATCTATCTGTCGGAGGTGGAGCGGGAGACGGCGCTGACTCTGTCGGCGGCGCTGACCGCCGGGGCGCATATGGCGGAGGATGGGGCGGATGCGGTGCTGTCCACCGCCGGTGCGATCCTCGCCGCCGAGCCCGCGATCGAGGTGGACTATCTGGAGCTTCGCGGTGTCGACCTCGGGGATGCGCCGTCGGTGGGGGACGCCCGCCTGCTCGTCGCCGCCCGGATCGGGTCGACCCGTCTGATCGACAATGTCGGCGTGCCGCTGGGTATCGGTTTCCGCAATCTGGAACATGCCGCCTCCGCGGCGCAGTAA
- a CDS encoding DUF2520 domain-containing protein, which yields MTGPTFVAPHPDRQEPRLSVGVISAGAVGTAVAEALQRAGHHLHGVVARSEASRARAAARLPGVPVVDVADAAHAALIILAVPDPQLSGVVARLAQVVTPGQIIMHTAGSLGCGVLQPLTDIGALPLALHPAMTFTGGPEDTDHLVGCAWGVTVDSDTGAAVAELLVGTLGGIAVPVAEEHRTVYHAAMAHGSNHLVTLVSEALEMLDHALADPEQARQASPSVEMNPNSAVLLRRILPAALAGALDRRMGALTGPTARDDAATVLRHLAALEALGVPDIPDDAGSSVSVGGGLVASYRSSAHRTARAVGSFNVERALEED from the coding sequence GTGACCGGGCCGACCTTCGTCGCACCCCACCCCGACCGACAGGAACCACGCCTGTCGGTCGGGGTTATTTCGGCCGGTGCCGTGGGCACCGCCGTTGCCGAGGCGCTGCAGCGGGCCGGCCACCACCTCCACGGCGTCGTCGCCCGTTCCGAGGCGTCCCGGGCCAGGGCCGCGGCGCGACTGCCGGGTGTCCCCGTCGTCGACGTGGCAGACGCCGCCCACGCCGCCCTCATCATCCTCGCCGTCCCCGACCCGCAGCTGTCCGGAGTCGTTGCCCGACTGGCCCAGGTCGTCACACCGGGACAGATCATCATGCACACCGCCGGGTCACTCGGCTGCGGCGTCCTGCAACCACTGACGGACATCGGCGCCCTGCCGTTGGCCCTGCACCCGGCGATGACCTTCACCGGTGGCCCGGAGGACACCGACCACCTCGTCGGCTGCGCCTGGGGTGTCACCGTTGACTCGGACACCGGTGCGGCCGTCGCCGAGCTGCTCGTCGGGACGCTCGGCGGGATTGCCGTGCCGGTCGCCGAAGAGCACCGCACGGTGTACCACGCGGCGATGGCGCACGGATCCAACCACCTCGTCACCCTGGTCAGCGAGGCGTTGGAAATGCTCGACCATGCGCTGGCGGATCCGGAGCAGGCACGGCAGGCGTCCCCGTCCGTGGAGATGAATCCGAACTCGGCCGTCCTGTTGCGACGGATCCTGCCGGCTGCGCTCGCCGGGGCCCTGGACCGGCGGATGGGGGCGCTGACCGGCCCGACGGCCCGGGATGACGCGGCGACGGTGCTGCGTCATCTCGCTGCGCTGGAGGCCCTCGGCGTTCCCGACATCCCCGACGACGCCGGGTCGTCGGTCTCGGTCGGGGGCGGGCTGGTGGCCTCTTACCGGAGTTCAGCGCACCGCACCGCACGGGCCGTCGGGTCCTTCAATGTGGAACGTGCGCTGGAGGAGGACTAG
- the folK gene encoding 2-amino-4-hydroxy-6-hydroxymethyldihydropteridine diphosphokinase — MKAVLAFGANLPGDLGDPAAQITRAAANLAGTDGITVTAASAMYATDPWGVTDQDEFRNSVLCLDVDDARFSPLDLLHRCQEEERAARRVRDRHWGPRTLDVDVVRLADAAGVELTSDGRWGEELIVPHPWAHARAFVLVPWQDAEPAATLGSVAVADLIAACPAGEVAGVRALPDVAWAP; from the coding sequence GTGAAGGCGGTCCTCGCCTTCGGGGCGAACCTCCCCGGTGACCTCGGCGACCCGGCCGCACAGATTACCCGGGCGGCGGCGAACCTCGCCGGTACCGACGGGATCACGGTGACTGCGGCGTCCGCGATGTACGCCACCGACCCGTGGGGGGTGACCGACCAGGACGAGTTCCGCAACAGCGTGCTCTGTCTCGACGTCGACGATGCGCGGTTCTCCCCGCTGGACCTGCTGCACCGCTGCCAAGAAGAGGAGCGGGCCGCCCGACGCGTCCGCGACCGGCACTGGGGGCCACGCACCCTCGACGTCGATGTTGTCCGGTTGGCGGACGCCGCCGGTGTGGAGCTGACCAGCGACGGCCGGTGGGGTGAGGAACTCATCGTCCCCCATCCGTGGGCGCACGCCCGGGCGTTCGTCCTTGTGCCCTGGCAGGACGCCGAACCCGCCGCCACCCTGGGTAGTGTGGCGGTGGCGGACCTGATCGCCGCCTGCCCGGCGGGCGAGGTGGCGGGAGTTCGCGCGCTGCCCGACGTAGCATGGGCACCGTGA
- the folP gene encoding dihydropteroate synthase, with protein MSRTLVMGILNVTEDSFSDGGSWATTETALAHARQMVADGADIIDIGGESTRPGATRVDPGVERDRVVPVIAALHAEGITTSVDTMRAATAAAAVDAGVDIVNDVSGGLADPDMYRVVAQANRRDPAHRVDYCLMHWRAERFASAEGRADHGGDVVADVRHLLAELADAAVAAGIPADRLILDPGIGFAKDADENWALLGAMASYTADWADRGYRTLIGASRKRFLTALRPGADGAPGTPASADDATAAVTALSAAAGVWAVRVHDIPASRAAVDVAYAVAQAHGPALPEGWRARRG; from the coding sequence GTGTCCCGCACCCTGGTGATGGGGATCCTCAACGTCACCGAGGATTCCTTCTCTGACGGCGGCTCCTGGGCGACCACGGAGACCGCCCTCGCCCACGCCCGGCAGATGGTCGCCGACGGTGCGGACATCATCGACATCGGTGGGGAATCGACCCGGCCCGGGGCAACCCGCGTCGACCCCGGCGTCGAACGCGACCGTGTGGTGCCGGTCATCGCCGCACTCCACGCCGAGGGCATCACCACCAGCGTGGACACCATGCGTGCCGCCACCGCCGCCGCCGCGGTGGATGCCGGGGTGGACATCGTCAACGACGTCTCCGGGGGTCTCGCCGACCCCGACATGTACCGCGTCGTCGCGCAGGCCAACCGACGGGACCCGGCACACCGGGTCGACTACTGCCTCATGCACTGGCGTGCCGAGCGGTTCGCTTCTGCGGAAGGACGCGCCGACCACGGCGGAGATGTCGTCGCCGACGTGCGCCACCTGCTCGCCGAGCTCGCTGACGCGGCGGTGGCGGCCGGGATCCCCGCCGACCGGCTGATCCTCGACCCGGGTATCGGCTTCGCGAAGGACGCCGACGAAAACTGGGCGCTGCTGGGCGCAATGGCGTCCTACACCGCCGACTGGGCGGACCGGGGTTACCGGACGCTCATCGGGGCGTCCCGCAAACGCTTCCTCACCGCGCTGCGTCCCGGGGCAGACGGGGCACCCGGCACGCCGGCCTCCGCCGATGACGCCACCGCCGCCGTCACCGCACTCTCCGCCGCCGCAGGGGTGTGGGCCGTGCGGGTCCACGACATCCCCGCCTCGCGGGCTGCCGTGGACGTGGCCTACGCTGTGGCTCAGGCGCACGGACCGGCGCTGCCGGAAGGATGGAGGGCCAGACGTGGCTGA
- a CDS encoding DUF3180 domain-containing protein produces MGTVNAPKNDTGLALTPVSVLLVTAAGAALVVGVAAVSFYGDFPPARVRNSLALWIIAVVAAVAAVVVRRRISAGEVGLDRTQLAPVFIARAGVLGRACSWLGALVGGGYLGLTVYVLVEYETLLAAQEDTPGAVTCLASGVAVMVAGIALERACLVPPGDATPDGRRSGAQAM; encoded by the coding sequence ATGGGCACCGTGAATGCACCGAAGAACGACACCGGTCTGGCGCTGACGCCCGTCAGTGTCCTGCTGGTCACCGCGGCCGGCGCCGCGCTCGTCGTCGGCGTGGCGGCAGTGTCCTTCTACGGGGATTTCCCGCCGGCCCGGGTCCGCAATTCCCTGGCGCTGTGGATCATCGCGGTGGTCGCCGCCGTCGCCGCGGTGGTGGTCCGCCGACGGATCTCCGCCGGTGAGGTGGGGTTGGACCGCACTCAGCTGGCGCCGGTGTTCATTGCCCGGGCCGGCGTGCTGGGCCGGGCCTGCTCCTGGCTGGGGGCGTTGGTCGGTGGCGGCTACCTGGGGCTGACCGTGTACGTGCTCGTCGAGTACGAGACACTGCTGGCGGCCCAGGAGGACACCCCGGGGGCGGTCACCTGCCTGGCATCGGGGGTGGCGGTCATGGTGGCGGGAATCGCACTGGAGCGGGCGTGTCTGGTTCCTCCGGGCGACGCGACGCCGGATGGTCGCCGGTCAGGCGCCCAGGCCATGTAG
- a CDS encoding DUF6779 domain-containing protein — protein MSSAYLTPEPHRLPDPSSSRPARAPGSGSKLLMYLLLALAVVATVIMFFVDSDIWLNIAVIAALWAAFIGAVLVSRYSGALGEETTRAEERDGRRLAEMDAERAEHRRREAELERSFAERSDGDRDGTLESIRAELEAMRLQLSELSGVELTEEQVAVKARAERIIELERRSEPATPSESTAASAMGPSWDQPSSPEVPEPSVPEPRRGGRVGGFATGSFSAVSWNGTDAEETSMIPLVVDTRNVLAADDSAPHGSHEAPATPAAPVAEEPAEPAEPEAPSWFTRAGTASYENPEPAPVESAEPTHHRRRAEEPDTGGHRRDADHHDGSGSVTVAELMAQLKKNAK, from the coding sequence ATGAGTTCCGCGTATCTCACCCCTGAGCCGCACCGACTCCCGGACCCGTCGAGCAGTCGACCCGCTCGGGCGCCGGGTAGCGGATCGAAGCTGCTGATGTACCTCCTGCTGGCTCTGGCGGTCGTCGCGACGGTGATCATGTTCTTCGTCGACAGCGACATCTGGTTGAACATCGCCGTCATCGCCGCACTGTGGGCCGCCTTCATCGGGGCAGTGCTCGTCTCCCGGTACTCCGGTGCCCTGGGGGAGGAGACCACCCGTGCCGAGGAGCGCGACGGTCGTCGTCTCGCCGAGATGGACGCCGAGCGTGCCGAGCACCGGCGTCGGGAGGCGGAACTGGAGCGGTCCTTCGCTGAACGCTCCGACGGTGACCGGGACGGGACCCTGGAGTCGATCCGTGCCGAGCTGGAGGCCATGCGACTGCAGCTGTCCGAGCTGTCCGGGGTGGAACTCACCGAGGAGCAGGTCGCGGTGAAGGCGCGCGCGGAGCGGATCATCGAACTGGAGCGCCGGTCCGAACCGGCGACGCCGTCGGAGTCGACCGCTGCGTCGGCCATGGGGCCGTCCTGGGATCAGCCGTCGTCGCCGGAGGTTCCGGAGCCCTCGGTTCCGGAGCCGCGCCGGGGTGGCCGCGTCGGCGGATTCGCCACCGGCAGTTTCTCCGCGGTGAGCTGGAACGGGACCGACGCCGAGGAGACCAGCATGATCCCGCTCGTGGTCGACACCCGCAATGTCCTCGCCGCCGACGACAGTGCTCCCCACGGCAGCCACGAAGCACCCGCCACCCCCGCTGCCCCGGTCGCTGAGGAACCTGCGGAACCAGCGGAACCTGAGGCCCCGTCCTGGTTCACCCGCGCGGGTACGGCATCCTACGAGAACCCGGAGCCGGCCCCTGTCGAGTCCGCGGAGCCGACCCACCACCGGCGTCGGGCCGAGGAGCCGGATACCGGCGGTCACCGTCGGGACGCCGACCACCACGACGGCAGCGGTTCAGTGACTGTCGCAGAGCTCATGGCCCAGCTCAAGAAGAACGCGAAGTGA
- the folB gene encoding dihydroneopterin aldolase yields MADRIELDGLEIYGYHGVYDFEKERGQKFIVDLVVWTDFAAAASSDDIRQTISYVDLADIAVEVTAGPSFDLIETLASTIADRIQDLGGVLAVEVTVHKPDAPIHHPFTDVRVIARRSQKTAAQTAAQTAAQFGGRA; encoded by the coding sequence GTGGCTGACCGTATCGAACTCGACGGCCTGGAGATCTACGGCTATCACGGGGTCTACGACTTCGAGAAGGAGCGGGGGCAGAAGTTCATCGTCGACCTCGTCGTGTGGACCGATTTCGCCGCCGCCGCCTCCTCCGACGACATCCGACAGACGATCTCCTACGTTGACCTCGCCGACATTGCCGTGGAGGTCACCGCCGGGCCCTCCTTCGACCTCATCGAGACGCTGGCGTCCACCATCGCCGACCGGATCCAGGACCTGGGCGGTGTCCTCGCGGTGGAGGTGACCGTCCACAAACCGGACGCCCCGATCCATCACCCATTCACCGACGTCCGCGTCATCGCCCGCCGGTCGCAGAAGACTGCAGCCCAGACGGCGGCCCAGACAGCGGCCCAGTTCGGGGGTCGCGCGTGA